Sequence from the Kineosporia succinea genome:
CGTGCAGCCCGAGCTGTCCCGGCCCACCGGCGAACTGCTGGAGCGTCTCGGAGTGCGCCGAGAGCCCGAACGCGTACGGCCCGTAGACACCGTGCGGGTCCGGCGGCCGGATCAGCTCGGTCAGGTAGTACTCGCCCGGTGGCGTCGGTGTGGTGGATTTGCCCACCCCGACCGGGAACTCGTCGATCTTGCGGTCGTTCCTCAGCAGCACCAGCTCGTGGTCGTCCATCGAGACGATCAGCCGGTAGGGGGTTCTCGACAGCCCGACCTCGTCCCGGGCGATCCAGCCGGTGGCACCGTTCGGGCGGGTCGGCAGGTGCACCTTCAGCCAGCCGTCCTGCCTGTCCATGACGAGAAACGTGATCGGGCCGGTGTTCCGGGTGATCTTGCGGCTCACCGGGCCGCCGGGCGAACGGTGCACCTCGATGCGGTCGGCGGTGGCCGTCGCCACCAGGCTGGTGCCCGGTTCCACCACGTCCTGCTCGACGGGGGACGCGGTGGTCGCCCCGGTCCCGCCGGTCGCCGGAGCGACGGTCGGGGTGCTCGCGGCCTGGCTGCAGGCGGTCAGCAGGGCGACGGCCATCAGCAGCGGGGCACCCCGCCGGGCGCGAGGCCCGGCGGAGTGACCACGAAAACGGTTACGCACGTGGTCAGCCGGTGAACGACGGCTTGGCCTCGACCGGCTCCGCGGGGCGGGCCTCGGTGACCGCGTCGTCCTCGTCCACGGGCACCGGCTTCGCGCTCACGTCGGCGCCCGGCACGCCGGTCGCCGGCTCGGCCGCGTCCTTCGGAGCCGCCGGCGCGGGCTCGTCGTCGTCCTGCTTCGTCGCGGCCCGCGACGGCTCAGCCGGGGCCGGGGCGGCCTGCTCCGGCTCGGCCGCCACCGGTGCGGCCTTCTTCGTCGCGGCCTCCTGGGGAGCCGTGACCGGCGTGCTGTCGTGACCGACCGCCATCGCCGTGCCCGAGACACCGAGGATCAGCCCGGCGGCCATCACGACCGCTGCGACCAGTTTCGTCCTGCGCACTGTGTTGCCTCCTCGTCCGGTGATCCTCGGCCGGGCCGGTTCTCGGCCTCCCCACGCCGGGACCACTGAACCTACGACTCCCCGCCCGCCCGAAAGGTTGTGCGCCGTCAGGGAGTCTCGACGGTTTCCGGGGTCGGGACGGCCAGGCCCTCGCCCGCGGTCTCCGGCCCCGGCTGCTTCTGCGCCGTAGCCGATTCCGACACCTCGGGAGCCGGTTCGAGCGGTGAGCCGTCGTCGGGCACGGCGGCCGGGTCGCTCGGGGCGAGCTTCGCGCCGTCGGACGTCTTCGGTGACGCCGGGGCCGGGCGCGTGCTGGGTTCCCGCGTCGGGTCCGCGGTCGTCGCCGGGCTCGGGGCCGGGCTCACCGGGGCCGTCACCCCGGAAGGCACTCCGGCCGGGGCGATCTCGACGGCCGGGTCGCGCCGCAACGCCGCCGGGATCGCCACCAGCATGGCCGCGATCACCCCGGCCGCGGCCACGGGCACCAGCACCGAGGCCCGGAACCAGGGCACCCGCGAGCGCTTCCGCATGCCCTGGCGCAGGCGCTCGCGGGACCCGGCCCGCACCTGGATGTCACCGAGCTCGTCGTCGAGCTGCCCGCGCAGCTGCCGGGCGAGCTCTTCGTCGTCCGTCATCGTTCCCCCTCTCCGGGGTGGGTGGTTGCGAGCACCGCGCGGAGCTTGGCCAGCCCGCGCGACGTGTATCCCTTGACCG
This genomic interval carries:
- a CDS encoding L,D-transpeptidase family protein, with the translated sequence MAVALLTACSQAASTPTVAPATGGTGATTASPVEQDVVEPGTSLVATATADRIEVHRSPGGPVSRKITRNTGPITFLVMDRQDGWLKVHLPTRPNGATGWIARDEVGLSRTPYRLIVSMDDHELVLLRNDRKIDEFPVGVGKSTTPTPPGEYYLTELIRPPDPHGVYGPYAFGLSAHSETLQQFAGGPGQLGLHGTNEPDRLGHDVSHGCLRLANDVITELAKTLPLGTPVVIQA